From one Candidatus Baltobacteraceae bacterium genomic stretch:
- the thiO gene encoding glycine oxidase ThiO — protein MNAASKLAGDVAIIGAGLIGLSIAFELTQRGAAVRVYDTREPAKAASWAGAGMLAPWTEAIADAPLQALCEESLGRYPEFVERVRAASGVDPHLRLEGIASAAFSSADLRGLEERALELRAAGRDCEIYDREGTLALEPILGKHVRGSLLVRGEGEIDNRRLGRALAAACTAGGAIVRTGLQSVAVEADGRRVLGVRSDEGFAPAGAVINAAGAWASQITGVPAACTPPVRPVKGQMLALAIPRGLVGRAIWVPGGYLVPREDGRLLVGATVEERGFDTRVTAQAIHDLLHAAVAAAPALGDFAVSEMWAGLRPGSPDGRPFIGPTALAGYFLAVGHYRNGILLAPATAARLADIVEGRSDETDAAFGLARMERPDRVERDILKA, from the coding sequence GTGAACGCCGCTTCGAAGCTTGCGGGCGATGTCGCCATTATCGGCGCGGGCTTGATCGGATTGTCGATCGCTTTCGAATTGACGCAACGCGGCGCCGCCGTTCGCGTCTACGATACGCGCGAGCCGGCCAAGGCGGCCTCCTGGGCTGGGGCGGGCATGCTCGCGCCGTGGACCGAGGCGATCGCCGATGCGCCGCTGCAGGCGCTCTGCGAGGAATCCCTCGGGCGCTATCCGGAGTTCGTGGAGCGCGTGCGCGCCGCGAGCGGTGTGGATCCGCATTTGCGCTTGGAGGGCATCGCGAGCGCCGCTTTTTCGAGCGCGGATCTGCGCGGTCTCGAGGAGCGCGCGCTCGAGTTGCGCGCCGCCGGGCGCGACTGCGAAATCTACGATCGCGAGGGGACGCTCGCGCTGGAGCCGATTCTCGGCAAACACGTTCGCGGCTCGCTGCTGGTCCGGGGCGAGGGCGAGATCGACAACCGGCGTCTGGGGCGCGCCTTGGCGGCCGCCTGCACGGCGGGCGGCGCGATCGTGCGAACCGGCCTGCAGAGCGTCGCCGTTGAGGCCGACGGGCGGCGGGTCTTGGGCGTGCGCAGCGACGAGGGATTTGCGCCCGCCGGCGCCGTCATCAATGCTGCCGGTGCCTGGGCTTCGCAGATTACGGGAGTGCCGGCAGCTTGCACGCCGCCGGTTCGCCCCGTGAAGGGGCAGATGCTCGCGCTCGCGATTCCGCGCGGTCTCGTTGGCCGCGCGATTTGGGTACCGGGCGGGTATCTGGTGCCGCGCGAAGACGGCCGTCTGCTGGTCGGGGCGACCGTTGAGGAACGCGGCTTCGATACCCGCGTGACCGCGCAGGCGATCCACGACTTGCTGCATGCGGCGGTGGCCGCCGCTCCAGCGCTTGGCGACTTCGCCGTGAGCGAAATGTGGGCGGGGCTGCGTCCGGGCTCGCCCGACGGCCGCCCATTTATCGGCCCCACCGCGCTTGCGGGATATTTTCTCGCCGTCGGGCACTATCGCAACGGGATCCTCCTCGCTCCCGCGACCGCCGCCCGGCTGGCGGATATCGTGGAAGGGCGTTCGGACGAAACGGATGCCGCCTTCGGGTTAGCTCGTATGGAGAGGCCCGACCGCGTCGAAAGAGATATTCTTAAAGCATGA
- a CDS encoding electron transfer flavoprotein-ubiquinone oxidoreductase yields MAQRDTLEVDVLFVGAGPASLAGAIRLMQLAKAAGRELEVLVIEKGSDIGAHGISGAVLDPRALDELLPDWRTSAPVESEITGDELWYLTENGKIKAPITPPPMNNHGKYVASLQKIAKWLGEQAEALGAQVFPAFPGQEVLWDGDRVIGVRTGDKGVDRNGQPKPNYEPGADLLAKIVVLGEGPRGTLTKQAIPRLNLDAGREPQVYAAGVKELWQLKPGTYPAGHVIHTLGYPLPFETFGGGFIYGMANDILDIGMVTGLDYKNPTTDPQNELQRLKMHPVIRKWLDSAKLLRYGAKAIPEGGLFAMPQLYADGLMLVGDSAGFLNGMRLKGIHLAMKSGMLAAEAAFEALAAEKYDAAQLASYDTRFKDSWAYAELRTARNFHQGFKGGLVSGMLNAGLSMVTGGAGFGFIDRMKGEPGYAVMEKRGYKPLETPRAPIDGVLTFDKLTDVFNSGAMHEENQPSHLHVADTNICRDRCTVEYGNPCQYFCPAKVYEPEFTQTAGGAVEGRLQINFTNCVHCKTCDIVDPYQIITWVPPQGGEGPVYTGM; encoded by the coding sequence ATGGCGCAACGCGATACCCTTGAAGTAGATGTGCTCTTTGTCGGAGCGGGGCCGGCGAGTCTGGCCGGCGCGATCCGCTTGATGCAGCTTGCCAAAGCGGCCGGACGCGAACTCGAGGTTCTGGTCATCGAGAAGGGCAGCGACATCGGGGCTCACGGCATCTCCGGTGCGGTCCTGGATCCGCGGGCGCTCGACGAATTGCTGCCCGACTGGCGGACGAGCGCGCCGGTCGAATCGGAGATTACCGGCGACGAGCTGTGGTATCTCACCGAGAACGGTAAGATCAAAGCGCCGATCACGCCGCCGCCGATGAACAACCACGGCAAGTACGTCGCCTCGCTGCAGAAGATCGCGAAGTGGCTCGGCGAGCAGGCCGAAGCGCTCGGCGCGCAAGTCTTTCCCGCATTTCCAGGTCAGGAAGTGCTGTGGGACGGCGATCGCGTGATCGGCGTACGCACCGGCGATAAAGGCGTCGATCGCAACGGTCAGCCGAAGCCCAACTACGAGCCCGGTGCCGACCTGCTCGCGAAGATCGTGGTCCTGGGCGAAGGCCCGCGCGGAACGCTCACAAAGCAGGCGATCCCGCGCCTGAACCTCGATGCCGGGCGCGAGCCGCAAGTCTACGCCGCCGGCGTTAAGGAGTTGTGGCAGCTCAAGCCCGGCACGTATCCGGCCGGGCACGTCATCCACACGCTCGGCTATCCGCTACCCTTCGAAACCTTCGGCGGCGGCTTCATCTACGGCATGGCAAACGACATTCTCGATATCGGAATGGTGACCGGACTCGACTATAAGAATCCGACGACCGATCCGCAAAACGAACTGCAGCGCCTTAAGATGCATCCGGTCATCCGGAAGTGGCTCGACAGCGCGAAATTGCTGCGGTACGGCGCCAAAGCGATTCCCGAGGGCGGTCTCTTCGCCATGCCGCAGTTGTACGCGGACGGGCTCATGCTCGTCGGCGATTCCGCTGGATTTTTAAACGGCATGCGCCTCAAGGGGATTCACCTAGCGATGAAATCCGGCATGCTCGCGGCCGAAGCGGCGTTCGAGGCGCTGGCGGCGGAGAAATACGACGCCGCCCAACTCGCGTCATACGACACGCGATTCAAAGATTCGTGGGCGTACGCGGAGTTGCGCACGGCGCGGAACTTTCATCAAGGGTTCAAGGGCGGGTTGGTCTCGGGCATGCTCAACGCGGGCCTCAGCATGGTGACGGGCGGCGCGGGATTCGGTTTCATCGATCGCATGAAAGGCGAGCCGGGCTACGCGGTGATGGAGAAGCGCGGATACAAACCGCTCGAAACGCCGCGCGCGCCGATCGATGGCGTGCTGACGTTCGACAAGCTCACCGACGTCTTTAACAGCGGCGCGATGCACGAGGAAAACCAGCCCTCGCATCTGCACGTCGCCGATACCAACATCTGCCGCGATCGCTGCACGGTGGAGTACGGAAATCCGTGTCAGTATTTCTGCCCGGCGAAAGTCTACGAGCCCGAGTTTACGCAGACCGCCGGCGGCGCGGTCGAAGGACGCCTGCAGATCAACTTCACGAATTGCGTGCATTGCAAGACGTGCGATATCGTCGATCCGTATCAGATCATCACGTGGGTACCGCCGCAGGGCGGGGAGGGCCCGGTCTACACCGGGATGTAG